Proteins from one Cicer arietinum cultivar CDC Frontier isolate Library 1 chromosome 3, Cicar.CDCFrontier_v2.0, whole genome shotgun sequence genomic window:
- the LOC101497584 gene encoding probable mitochondrial saccharopine dehydrogenase-like oxidoreductase At5g39410, which produces MEPNVTKFDLIILGASGFTGKYVLKEALKFLNNNQSFSSFNSIAIAGRNPTKLAQTLIWASKPNPPPSLPILLADTTNPPSLRSLCSQTNLILNCVGPFRHHGDPVVAACVDSGCDYIDISGEPEFMERMEVSYHDRAVERGSLVVSGCGFDSVPAELGLLYNSLQWVGPSVVNRVEAYVSLESEKRIVGNFATYESAVLGVANASKLQQLRRSRPKRRPRPMIPGPSPTKGETIEHQKKIGLWAVMLPSADASVVRRTLSTLTEKPKGLPGSNESPEMVEKREAFWSSVKPAHFGVKIGSKSLLGILRITMIGIFIGLLGSTSFGRRLLLNFPSFFSLGLFRKNGPSNEEVESASFKMWFVGQGFNNENLASQVNAKPDMEIITRVTGPEVGYVSTPIILVQCALILLSQRNNLPKGGVYTPGIVFGPTDLQQRLQQNGISFDIISKNTISS; this is translated from the exons ATGGAACCAAATGTAACAAAATTCGACCTAATAATCCTAGGTGCTTCAGGTTTCACAGGCAAATACGTTCTCAAAGAAGCTCTCAAATTCCTCAACAACAATCAATCATTCTCATCTTTCAATTCCATAGCCATAGCAGGCCGTAACCCAACTAAACTAGCCCAAACTCTCATATGGGCTTCAAAGCCCAACCCACCACCATCTCTCCCCATTCTCCTCGCCGATACAACTAACCCTCCCTCCCTCCGTTCCCTCTGCTCCCAAACCAATCTCATCCTCAACTGCGTCGGTCCGTTCCGCCACCACGGTGATCCCGTCGTCGCCGCTTGCGTCGATTCGGGATGCGATTACATAGATATTTCCGGCGAGCCGGAATTCATGGAGAGGATGGAAGTTAGTTACCATGATAGGGCGGTTGAGAGAGGTTCGTTGGTGGTTTCGGGTTGTGGATTTGATTCGGTACCGGCTGAGCTTGGGTTGTTGTATAATTCGTTGCAGTGGGTGGGGCCCAGTGTGGTGAATAGGGTTGAGGCGTATGTTAGTTTGGAGTCTGAGAAGAGAATTGTGGGGAATTTTGCTACTTATGAATCTGCGGTTCTTGGTGTGGCTAATGCGAGTAAGTTGCAACAGCTTAGAAGGTCTAGACCTAAAAGAAGACCCAGACCAATG ATTCCTGGGCCCTCTCCTACGAAAGGAGAGACTATAGAACACCAGAAGAAAATTGGTCTTTGGGCAGTAATGCTACCTTCGGCGGATGCAAGCGTTGTTCGAAGAACACTTTCAACTCTAACAGAAAAACCCAAAGGTCTCCCGGGGTCGAACGAGAGTCCCGAGATGGTTGAGAAAAGAGAAGCCTTCTGGTCATCTGTTAAGCCAGCTCATTTCGGTGTGAAAATAGGCTCAAAATCTTTGTTGGGAATTTTAAGAATCACTATGATTGGGATTTTCATTGGCCTTTTAGGAAGCACTAGTTTCGGACGCCGACTTCTTTTGAATTTTCCTTCGTTTTTTAGCCTTGGTTTGTTCAGGAAGAATGGCCCTTCCAACGAAGAGGTGGAAAGCGCTTCGTTCAAAATGTGGTTTGTTGGTCAAGGATTCAATAACGAGAATCTTGCTTCACAAGTAAACGCAAAACCTGACATGGAAATTATAACACGAGTAACGGGACCTGAAGTCGGATATGTATCAACCCCAATAATTCTTGTTCAGTGTGCTCTCATTCTTCTCAGTCAGCGCAACAACCTACCTAAAGGAGGAGTTTATACTCCCGGAATTGTATTCGGTCCAACTGATCTCCAGCAGAGACTTCAACAAAATGGAATATCGTTTGATATCATCTCGAAAAACACTATTTCTTCTTGA